The Vespa velutina chromosome 4, iVesVel2.1, whole genome shotgun sequence genome has a window encoding:
- the LOC124948685 gene encoding AKT-interacting protein-like isoform X2 has product MSTIKGDNDKDDNFKRQGSFRKLLPTNVNGDSQLSMSVKMIDRPNISQTSKDYAVFLQEYNILSEYNILRIQDLKGIYVIPSAQNSFETGELCTTWAFVEWKRNNRVWQLIQYITKILTKVDTRMTPINQEASILLQNNFDQFRERAKECVRESLNQVYNPPAFEDPHYITFTPYIPELHDPVKQQIYETKGVEENRALGLSWVQPGSLQPFSKPESR; this is encoded by the exons ATGTCAACGATCAAA GgagataacgataaagatgacAATTTTAAGAGACAGGGTTCATTTAGAAAGCTTTTGCCAACGAACGTCAACGGGGACTCCCAATTGAGCATGTCagtaaaaatgatcgataggCCGAATATCTCTCAAACCAGCAAAGATTATGCTGTTTTCTTACAGGAGTATAATATTCTTTCGGAATA CAACATACTGCGAATTCAAGATCTAAAAGGAATTTATGTCATACCATCGGCACAGAATTCTTTTG AAACAGGAGAATTATGTACAACTTGGGCTTTCGTCGagtggaaaagaaataatagggTATGGCAATTGATACAGTACATAACAAAAATACTTACTAAAGTAGATACAAGAATGACGCCTATAAATCAAGAAGCATCCATTTT ATTGCAAAACAATTTTGATCAGTTCCGAGAACGAGCCAAAGAATGCGTGAGGGAAAGTTTGAATCAGGTATATAATCCACCGGCATTCGAGGATCCGCATTATATCACGTTCACTCCGTACATACCAGAATTACATGATCCCGTTAAGCAACAAATATACGAAACAAAG GGAGTAGAAGAGAATCGAGCGTTAGGACTTTCGTGGGTTCAACCTGGTTCCCTTCAGCCATTCTCAAAGCCAGAATCCAGATAA
- the LOC124948685 gene encoding protein crossbronx homolog isoform X1: MSTIKGDNDKDDNFKRQGSFRKLLPTNVNGDSQLSMSVKMIDRPNISQTSKDYAVFLQEYNILSEYNILRIQDLKGIYVIPSAQNSFVWFGVQFIRQGIYQGGVFRFTLTLPENFPDGGCPKVVFQTNVFHPLINPETGELCTTWAFVEWKRNNRVWQLIQYITKILTKVDTRMTPINQEASILLQNNFDQFRERAKECVRESLNQVYNPPAFEDPHYITFTPYIPELHDPVKQQIYETKGVEENRALGLSWVQPGSLQPFSKPESR, translated from the exons ATGTCAACGATCAAA GgagataacgataaagatgacAATTTTAAGAGACAGGGTTCATTTAGAAAGCTTTTGCCAACGAACGTCAACGGGGACTCCCAATTGAGCATGTCagtaaaaatgatcgataggCCGAATATCTCTCAAACCAGCAAAGATTATGCTGTTTTCTTACAGGAGTATAATATTCTTTCGGAATA CAACATACTGCGAATTCAAGATCTAAAAGGAATTTATGTCATACCATCGGCACAGAATTCTTTTG TTTGGTTTGGAGTTCAATTCATTCGACAAGGGATTTATCAAGGTGGAGTCTTTAGATTTACTCTCACGTTGCCTGAAAACTTTCCAGACGGTGGATGTCCC AAAGTTGTATTTCAAACCAATGTCTTCCATCCGCTTATAAATCCAGAAACAGGAGAATTATGTACAACTTGGGCTTTCGTCGagtggaaaagaaataatagggTATGGCAATTGATACAGTACATAACAAAAATACTTACTAAAGTAGATACAAGAATGACGCCTATAAATCAAGAAGCATCCATTTT ATTGCAAAACAATTTTGATCAGTTCCGAGAACGAGCCAAAGAATGCGTGAGGGAAAGTTTGAATCAGGTATATAATCCACCGGCATTCGAGGATCCGCATTATATCACGTTCACTCCGTACATACCAGAATTACATGATCCCGTTAAGCAACAAATATACGAAACAAAG GGAGTAGAAGAGAATCGAGCGTTAGGACTTTCGTGGGTTCAACCTGGTTCCCTTCAGCCATTCTCAAAGCCAGAATCCAGATAA
- the LOC124948692 gene encoding RPA-interacting protein-like — MENTGLSPLLITKLRIKDTINKIKNKSPQLQEVLRQRCRRRMKERRKEIFNVRRLGLGDTSEKPEEDFQLDREMDEEEENWIYEEYERMLQDEIEWIESLVYDDRKKLICPVCQTGTMIEISESVYCKDCGFWPINCNDIRTLGNLIDNSVNNHSQHCTAVPGFTMVSENKGSVLYMTCEECSFLTCVI, encoded by the exons ATGGAGAATACGGGCTTGAGTCCAttgttaataacgaaattaaggATTAAGGatactataaataaaataaagaataaatcgCCACAATTGCAGGAAGTTCTTAGACAG AGATGTCGTCgaagaatgaaggaaagaagaaaagaaatatttaacgtGAGAAGACTCGGCCTCGGGGATACATCTGAAAAG CCGGAAGAAGATTTCCAATTGGATAGAGAAATGGACGAGGAAGAAG AGAACTGGATATACGAAGAATACGAGCGTATGCTGCAGGACGAAATCGAGTGGATAGAGTCGCTTGTTTATGACGATAGGAAAAAACTAATTTGTCCTGTATGCCAGACCGGTACCATGATAGAAATATCAGAGTCCGTATATTGCAAGGATTGCGGATTCTGGCCGATAAATTGTAACGATATTCGAACTCTTggaaatttaatcgataatagcgttaataatcATTCCCAACATTGTACCGCAGTACCTGGCTTTACAATGGTCAGCGAAAACAAAGGTTCCGTATTGTATATGACGTGCGAAGAATGTTCATTCTTAACGTGCGTTATATAA